A single region of the Hippopotamus amphibius kiboko isolate mHipAmp2 chromosome 6, mHipAmp2.hap2, whole genome shotgun sequence genome encodes:
- the TAGAP gene encoding T-cell activation Rho GTPase-activating protein, which yields MKLTSSCHASKTLNASNMETLIECQPEGDIKEHPLLASCESEDSICQLIEIKKRKKVLNWLFLMRRLSSSSDFSGASEPELKASLFDQPLSAVCSDNDTLPRPIQDILTILCLKGPSTEGIFRKAANEKARKELKEELNSGGMVDLKSLPVHLLAVVFKDFLRSIPLKLLSCDLFEEWMGALERQNEEDRIEALKQVADKLPRPNHLLLKHLVSVLHVISKNSEVNRMDASNLAICIGPNVLSPENEQNLSLEARRDLNDKVKTLVEFLIDNCFEIFGENIPAHSRIASDDSLEHTDSSDVSTLQNDSAYDSNDPDPDTELSSAMGSPSRRPPGPLDQAAGLEPRGPLHPWEPVVSTAARLKGSLGQPDRRYSDPSAASWQGCLEGRKANPKLTRSEDDFTLAQAASRFASEEAEDPFAEEVFPAAEGKTQRPQDLRGQDPTRGLVSPYRLAPKAASSGSLDTFSDTSPLASPSSPKRNVFTRHQSFTKTEKSKPNREIKKHSMSFSFASHQKVLTKTRSFVVAKSKGCTADQVKKGFKKESQLAGRIVQENLSDIRGQTALDFNSGAHALSVENVFQLVDQRSPGSPPSYEEAIRHQALELTAYGSQTVGSMRARMMSLDSGLPPPLPVPHRGDSRNTCSQEPLAGPGRWPRTESWKQSRTVCAPVETTGQVTITRRPELHRLRTMSESQQKSKQAPLARRCSQPIFDAEQFRFAKESYI from the exons ATGAAGTTGACAAGCAGCTGCCATGCT tcaaAAACACTAAATGCCAGTAATATGGAGACATTAATTGAATGTCAACCAGAG ggtGATATCAAGGAACATCCTCTGTTGGCATCATGTGAGAGTGAAGACAGTATTTGCCAGCTAATCG AgattaagaagagaaagaaggtgtTGAACTGGCTCTTTCTCATGAGAAGGCTTTCCTCTTCATCAGATTTTTCTGGGGCTTCAGAGCCAGAATTGAAGGCGTCCCTATTTGATCAGCCCTTGTCAGCTGTCTGTAGTGACAACGACACACTCCCCAGACCCATCCAG GATATCCTCACTATTCTATGCCTTAAAGGCCCTTCTACTGAAGGAATATTCAGGAAAGCAGCCAACGAGAAAGCCCGAAAAGAGCTTAAGGAGGAGCTCAACTCCGGAGGCATGGTGGATCTGAAAAGTCTCCCTGTGCACCTCCTGGCGGTGGTCTTTAAG GACTTCCTCAGAAGCATCCCACTGAAGCTCCTGTCCTGCGACCTGTTTGAGGAGTGGATGGGTGCCCTGGAGAGGCAGAACGAGGAGGACAGGATCGAGGCCCTGAAGCA GGTTGCAGATAAGCTCCCGCGGCCCAACCACCTGCTGCTCAAGCACTTGGTCTCCGTGCTCCATGTGATCAGCAAGAACTCCGAGGTCAACAGGATGGACGCCAGCAATCTCGCCATCTGCATCGGGCCCAACGTGCTGAGCCCAGAGAATGAGCAGAACCTGTCGCTGGAAGCCCGGAGAGACCTGAACGATAAG GTCAAGACACTGGTGGAATTCCTTATCGATAACTGCTTTGAAATATTTGGGGAGAATATTCCGGCACATTCCAGAATTGCTTCTGATGACTCCCTGGAACACACGGACAGTTCAG ACGTGTCAACCCTGCAGAACGACTCGGCCTATGACAGCAATGACCCTGACCCCGACACGGAGCTCAGCAGCGCCATGGGATCCCCGAGCAGGCGGCCGCCAGGGCCCTTGGACCAGGCTGCCGGCCTGGAGCCCAGAGGCCCGCTGCACCCTTGGGAGCCCGTTGTCAGCACTGCGGCCAGACTGAAAGGCTCCCTCGGGCAACCGGACAGGAGGTACTCGGACCCCAGCGCAGCATCCTGGCAGGGGTGCCTCGAGGGCAGGAAAGCAAACCCGAAACTCACTCGAAGTGAGGATGACTTCACTCTGGCCCAGGCGGCCTCTCGTTTTGCAAGTGAGGAAGCTGAGGACCCATTTGCAGAGGAGGTGTTTCCTGCAGCTGAAGGCAAAACCCAGAGGCCCCAGGACCTGAGGGGGCAGGACCCAACTCGGGGTTTGGTGTCACCGTACAGACTGGCCCCCAAAGCTGCCTCTAGTGGCTCCCTGGACACTTTCTCTGACACCTCACCCCTGGCTTCTCCTTCCAGTCCCAAAAGAAACGTCTTCACCAGACATCAGTCTTTCACAAAGACTGAGAAAAGTAAGcccaacagagaaataaaaaaacactccATGTCATTCTCCTTTGCCTCTCACCAAAAAGTGTTGACCAAAACCCGCAGCTTTGTGGTTGCAAAATCCAAGGGCTGCACCGCAGACCAAGTAAAGAAAGGTTTTAAGAAAGAAAGCCAGCTCGCAGGCCGAATCGTCCAGGAAAACTTGTCCGACATCCGCGGCCAAACAGCTCTGGACTTTAACTCGGGGGCCCACGCCCTCTCGGTGGAGAACGTATTCCAGCTGGTGGATCAGAGGAGCCCTGGCAGCCCCCCATCTTACGAGGAGGCCATTCGGCACCAGGCCTTGGAGCTCACCGCCTACGGGAGCCAAACAGTTGGCAGCATGAGGGCCAGGATGATGAGCCTGGACTCTGGGCTGCCGCCtcctctccctgtcccccacAGAGGGGACTCAAGAAATACATGCAGCCAAGAGCCACTGGCTGGGCCCGGACGGTGGCCTAGGACTGAGAGTTGGAAGCAGAGCAGGACTGTCTGTGCTCCCGTGGAAACAACAGGACAGGTGACTATCACCAGGAGACCTGAGCTGCATCGGCTGAGAACGATGTCTGAGTCTCAACAGAAGAGCAAGCAGGCCCCCCTGGCCCGGCGGTGTAGTCAGCCCATCTTTGATGCTGAGCAGTTCCGATTCGCTAAGGAATCCTACATCTAG